A part of Desulfofundulus salinus genomic DNA contains:
- a CDS encoding cobalamin B12-binding domain-containing protein — MSERPIRVLVAKPGLDGHDRGAKVIAQALRDAGMEVIYTGLRQTPEQIVEAALQEDVQVVGLSILSGAHMHLFPAVVEGLRAQGADDILVVGGGIIPDEDIPLLKEAGIAEIFGPGTPTTEIIRFIREEVAKRAQKEEGKQ, encoded by the coding sequence ATGAGTGAACGGCCCATTCGGGTTCTGGTGGCCAAACCGGGCCTGGACGGTCATGACCGGGGGGCCAAGGTTATTGCCCAGGCCCTGCGGGATGCCGGAATGGAAGTTATTTATACCGGCTTGCGGCAGACTCCCGAGCAAATTGTGGAAGCAGCCCTCCAGGAGGATGTGCAGGTGGTGGGCTTGAGCATTCTCTCCGGCGCGCACATGCACCTCTTCCCGGCGGTGGTGGAGGGATTGCGGGCCCAGGGAGCTGATGACATACTGGTGGTGGGCGGGGGGATCATCCCCGATGAGGATATCCCTCTCTTGAAGGAAGCGGGGATCGCGGAAATTTTTGGCCCCGGCACCCCCACAACGGAGATTATCCGCTTTATCCGGGAGGAAGTGGCGAAAAGGGCCCAGAAGGAGGAGGGAAAACAGTGA
- a CDS encoding acyl-CoA mutase large subunit family protein → MFEKEKLESIRASVKEYRERLEAQVKKRPERQAEFVTDSGIEIKTLYTPEDIAELDYERDLGFPGSYPFTRGVQPNMYRGRLWTMRQYAGFGTAEETNARFRYLLEQGQTGLSVAFDLPTQIGYDSDHPLARGEVGKVGVAIDSLEDMETLFEGIPLDKVSTSMTINSPAAILLAMYIAVAEKQGVTPDKLNGTIQNDILKEYIARGTYIFPPGPSMRLITDVFAYCSKNVPNWNTISISGYHIREAGSTAVQEVAFTLADGIAYVQAAIDAGLNVDDFAPRLSFFFNAHLNFFEEIAKFRAARRLWAKIMKERFGAKNPRSWMLRFHTQTAGCSLTAQQPMVNIMRTAFEALSAVLGGTQSLHTNSYDEALALPSDESVLIALRTQQVIGYEIGVADTVDPLGGSYYIESLTNEIEEKAMAYIKKIDELGGAPEAIEFMQKEIKDSAYRYQMDIESGKKVVIGINKFQMEYEKPKNLLKVDPAVAERQTAKLRALRERRDNQKVKQVLNNLREAASTKENLMPLFIDAVKAYATLGEICDTLREVFGEYRQQIVF, encoded by the coding sequence ATGTTCGAAAAGGAGAAGCTGGAAAGCATCCGGGCGTCGGTCAAGGAATACCGGGAACGGCTGGAAGCCCAGGTAAAAAAAAGACCGGAGAGGCAGGCCGAGTTTGTTACCGATTCGGGTATTGAAATCAAGACCCTGTATACTCCGGAGGATATAGCTGAACTTGATTACGAACGGGATCTCGGCTTTCCGGGTTCCTACCCCTTTACCCGGGGAGTGCAGCCCAACATGTACCGGGGCCGGTTGTGGACCATGCGCCAGTATGCCGGTTTCGGTACAGCCGAAGAAACCAACGCCCGTTTCCGCTACCTGCTGGAACAGGGACAGACTGGTTTGAGCGTGGCCTTTGACCTGCCCACCCAAATTGGTTATGATTCGGATCATCCCCTGGCCCGGGGCGAGGTGGGCAAGGTAGGGGTGGCCATTGATTCCTTAGAGGATATGGAAACCCTGTTCGAGGGCATTCCCCTGGACAAGGTGAGCACCTCCATGACCATTAATTCCCCGGCCGCCATCCTGCTGGCCATGTATATTGCCGTGGCGGAAAAGCAGGGTGTTACTCCCGACAAGCTCAACGGGACCATTCAAAATGATATCTTAAAAGAATACATCGCCAGGGGAACCTATATTTTTCCGCCCGGTCCATCCATGCGCCTGATTACCGATGTCTTTGCCTATTGTTCCAAGAATGTTCCCAACTGGAACACCATCAGCATCAGCGGCTATCACATCCGGGAGGCCGGTTCCACGGCGGTGCAGGAAGTGGCCTTTACCCTGGCCGACGGGATTGCCTATGTCCAGGCGGCTATTGATGCCGGCTTAAATGTGGACGATTTTGCTCCCCGCCTATCCTTCTTCTTTAACGCCCACCTGAACTTCTTCGAGGAAATTGCCAAGTTCCGGGCGGCCAGGCGGCTTTGGGCCAAGATCATGAAGGAGCGATTTGGTGCCAAGAATCCCCGCTCCTGGATGCTGCGCTTCCATACCCAAACTGCCGGTTGCAGCCTGACGGCCCAGCAGCCCATGGTAAACATCATGCGCACTGCCTTTGAGGCCCTGAGCGCGGTGCTGGGTGGTACCCAGTCCCTGCATACCAACTCTTACGACGAAGCCCTGGCCCTGCCCAGCGACGAGTCGGTGCTTATTGCCCTGCGCACCCAGCAGGTGATCGGTTATGAAATTGGCGTTGCCGATACGGTGGATCCCCTGGGCGGTTCATACTATATTGAAAGCCTGACCAATGAAATCGAAGAAAAGGCCATGGCCTATATTAAGAAGATTGACGAGCTGGGCGGTGCTCCTGAGGCCATTGAATTTATGCAGAAAGAAATTAAGGACAGCGCCTACCGCTATCAGATGGACATTGAAAGCGGCAAAAAGGTGGTTATTGGCATTAACAAATTCCAGATGGAGTATGAGAAGCCCAAGAATTTGTTAAAGGTCGACCCGGCGGTAGCGGAGCGTCAAACGGCCAAGCTACGGGCATTAAGGGAGCGGCGGGATAACCAGAAAGTGAAGCAGGTTTTAAACAACCTGCGGGAAGCGGCATCCACGAAGGAAAACTTGATGCCCCTGTTCATTGACGCCGTAAAAGCTTATGCCACCCTGGGAGAAATTTGCGATACCCTGCGGGAAGTCTTTGGCGAGTATCGCCAGCAAATTGTCTTTTAA
- the sucD gene encoding succinate--CoA ligase subunit alpha encodes MAIIVDEKTNVLVQGITGNQGTFHTKQMLAYGTRIVAGVSPGKGGQTVEGVPVYDTVAAAMENHQIDASVLFIPAPFAKDAAFEAIAAGVRVVVIITEHIPVHDELEIIAFARRRGTIVIGPNTFGIVSSGRCKIGIPPNQFFVPGHIGVVARSGTLTYEIVANLTANGLGQSTVVGLGGDRVVGLSFVDVLAKFEKDPETRAVVLVGEIGGNAEEEASLFIKKMTKPVVAYIAGKSAPPGKRMGHAGAIIERGKGTFEGKVQALTAAGARVATLPFEVPGLIKEALG; translated from the coding sequence GTGGCCATTATAGTTGATGAAAAAACCAATGTTCTGGTTCAGGGGATTACGGGTAACCAGGGCACGTTTCATACCAAGCAGATGCTGGCCTATGGAACGCGGATTGTCGCCGGGGTTTCCCCGGGTAAGGGTGGCCAGACGGTAGAAGGGGTTCCCGTGTATGATACCGTGGCCGCGGCCATGGAAAACCATCAAATTGATGCCTCCGTGCTTTTCATTCCGGCTCCCTTTGCCAAAGATGCTGCTTTTGAAGCAATTGCCGCCGGGGTACGGGTTGTGGTCATTATTACCGAACATATTCCCGTCCATGATGAACTGGAGATCATTGCTTTTGCACGGCGACGGGGTACAATAGTGATTGGCCCTAATACTTTTGGAATTGTTTCCTCGGGACGGTGTAAAATTGGCATTCCACCCAACCAGTTCTTCGTGCCGGGCCACATTGGTGTGGTGGCGCGCAGCGGCACCCTTACCTACGAGATCGTGGCCAATCTAACAGCCAACGGTTTAGGACAGTCGACGGTGGTCGGACTGGGTGGTGACCGGGTGGTTGGTTTATCTTTTGTGGATGTGCTGGCAAAATTCGAGAAGGATCCGGAAACCAGGGCCGTGGTGCTGGTAGGCGAGATTGGGGGGAATGCGGAGGAAGAGGCTTCCCTGTTCATCAAGAAAATGACCAAGCCCGTGGTGGCTTATATTGCCGGGAAGAGCGCCCCTCCCGGTAAACGCATGGGCCATGCCGGGGCAATCATTGAGCGGGGCAAGGGTACCTTTGAGGGCAAGGTACAGGCACTGACGGCTGCCGGTGCCCGGGTGGCTACCCTGCCCTTTGAGGTGCCCGGGTTGATTAAGGAAGCTCTAGGTTGA
- the sucC gene encoding ADP-forming succinate--CoA ligase subunit beta, whose product MKLYEYMGKELFARYGLTVPRGKMVTSPDEAAAVAAEIGAPVVIKSQVLSGKRGKGGGIKFADTPEQAREAAAQVLGMTVQGLKVEMVLVEEKLAIDHEFYVAITVDGAAKAPVLIASAQGGMDIEEVPDEFIVKEHLDVCLGVQPFLCREVCRRLGLTGAVAKEFGRLLPTLYRIFREKDAELVEINPLVLSGEKLIAADAKVTIDDEALYRQKDLPVVDDRTEAERQAHALGLSYVQLDGNIAVMANGAGITMGTLDIIQHYGGAPANFLDAGGGTGMEATAKALEILLSTNPLVIFINIFGGITRCDDVARALVKVKQEKGIDVPVVIRLVGTNEEEGVRILRENGIEAYRIMHEAAAKAVELARAQG is encoded by the coding sequence GTGAAACTCTATGAATATATGGGCAAGGAGCTTTTTGCCCGCTACGGTTTGACCGTACCCCGGGGTAAGATGGTTACCTCCCCGGATGAAGCGGCGGCAGTAGCGGCGGAAATCGGTGCTCCGGTGGTAATCAAGTCCCAGGTGCTTTCGGGTAAACGAGGTAAGGGGGGCGGGATTAAGTTTGCCGACACCCCCGAACAGGCTCGTGAGGCGGCCGCCCAGGTTCTGGGCATGACGGTCCAGGGCCTGAAAGTTGAAATGGTCCTGGTGGAAGAAAAGCTGGCCATCGATCATGAGTTTTATGTCGCCATTACCGTAGACGGGGCAGCCAAAGCACCGGTTTTAATTGCTTCCGCCCAGGGCGGCATGGATATTGAAGAGGTCCCCGATGAATTCATCGTCAAGGAACACCTGGATGTCTGCCTGGGCGTCCAGCCCTTTTTGTGCCGGGAAGTTTGCCGTCGGTTAGGTCTAACGGGCGCGGTGGCCAAGGAATTTGGCCGTTTGTTGCCTACCCTTTATCGCATTTTCCGGGAGAAGGATGCCGAACTGGTAGAGATCAACCCGCTGGTGTTGAGCGGCGAAAAATTAATTGCCGCCGATGCCAAGGTGACTATCGATGACGAGGCCCTGTACCGGCAAAAGGATCTGCCCGTGGTGGATGACCGTACCGAGGCCGAACGGCAGGCACACGCCCTGGGGCTCTCTTACGTCCAGCTGGATGGGAATATTGCTGTGATGGCAAATGGTGCTGGCATTACCATGGGTACCCTGGATATCATCCAGCATTACGGCGGTGCGCCAGCCAATTTCCTGGATGCCGGAGGCGGCACCGGGATGGAGGCCACAGCCAAAGCATTAGAAATCCTCCTGTCCACCAATCCCCTGGTGATCTTCATTAACATCTTTGGGGGCATTACCCGGTGTGATGATGTGGCCAGGGCTCTGGTCAAGGTGAAGCAGGAGAAGGGAATCGATGTTCCGGTAGTCATTCGTCTAGTTGGTACCAACGAAGAAGAGGGTGTACGCATCCTCAGGGAAAATGGCATTGAAGCCTACAGGATTATGCATGAGGCTGCGGCCAAGGCTGTGGAACTGGCCAGGGCCCAGGGTTAA
- a CDS encoding Fe-S-containing hydro-lyase: MPQIRLTTPLTEEVVEKLRIGQRVLLNGTLYTARDAAHKKMVELLDRGEELPIPIRGQVIYYVGPSPAKPGRVIGSAGPTTSGRMDPYAPRLIALGLKGMIGKGKRSPEVIKAMKQYKAVYFAAVGGAAALLARAIKSCRVVAYPELGPEAIHELVVEDFPVIVVNDVLGADLYEEGVKIYAGR, from the coding sequence TTGCCCCAGATCAGGCTAACTACCCCGCTTACCGAAGAGGTGGTAGAGAAGCTACGCATTGGTCAGCGGGTCTTGTTAAACGGTACACTCTATACGGCCCGGGACGCGGCCCATAAAAAAATGGTGGAGTTGCTGGACCGGGGGGAAGAGTTGCCCATTCCCATTAGGGGACAGGTTATTTACTACGTGGGGCCTTCGCCAGCCAAACCCGGGCGGGTGATTGGTTCGGCGGGTCCCACCACCAGTGGCCGGATGGATCCCTATGCGCCGCGCTTAATTGCCCTGGGTTTGAAGGGTATGATTGGCAAGGGGAAACGCTCTCCGGAAGTAATTAAGGCCATGAAGCAATACAAGGCCGTTTATTTCGCTGCCGTGGGAGGTGCAGCGGCATTGCTGGCCCGGGCCATTAAATCATGCCGGGTAGTGGCTTACCCGGAACTGGGCCCGGAGGCCATCCATGAGTTGGTGGTGGAGGACTTTCCGGTGATTGTGGTTAATGATGTTCTTGGTGCTGATTTGTATGAAGAAGGAGTCAAAATTTATGCCGGCCGGTAG
- a CDS encoding fumarate hydratase encodes MRVVDVATITATVAELCQKANYELGKDVLEAFKEALGQEISLTGKDVLQQLLENARIAREEQVPMCQDTGFAVVFLEVGQEVAITGGDLCEAVNEGVRRGYQEGYLRKSIVDHPLRRKNTGDNTPAVIHTRIVPGDKLKIIVAPKGGGSENMSGLRMLKPAEGVEGVKKFVIEQVRAAGPNPCPPVVVGVGIGGTFEKAALLAKEALLRPLGQPHPDAEIACLERELLEAINNLGIGPQGLGGRTTALAVHVEVFPCHIASLPVAVNINCHASRHKEAIL; translated from the coding sequence TTGCGAGTTGTAGACGTTGCTACTATAACAGCCACGGTTGCCGAATTATGCCAGAAAGCTAACTACGAACTGGGTAAAGATGTGCTGGAGGCATTCAAAGAGGCCCTGGGCCAGGAAATTTCCCTCACGGGCAAGGATGTCCTGCAACAGTTGCTGGAAAATGCCCGTATTGCCCGGGAGGAGCAGGTTCCCATGTGCCAGGACACCGGTTTTGCCGTTGTTTTTCTGGAAGTGGGGCAGGAAGTAGCCATTACCGGGGGGGACCTGTGCGAAGCAGTAAACGAAGGGGTACGCCGGGGTTATCAGGAGGGTTACCTGCGTAAATCCATCGTTGATCACCCCCTGCGCCGCAAAAATACGGGAGATAATACGCCCGCAGTAATTCACACCCGCATTGTTCCCGGTGATAAACTAAAGATCATTGTTGCTCCCAAGGGGGGCGGCAGTGAGAATATGAGCGGGCTGCGCATGCTCAAGCCGGCTGAGGGGGTGGAGGGGGTTAAAAAGTTTGTTATCGAGCAGGTAAGAGCAGCCGGCCCCAATCCCTGTCCGCCCGTGGTGGTGGGCGTGGGTATTGGAGGTACCTTCGAAAAGGCCGCCTTGCTGGCCAAGGAAGCTCTTCTGCGCCCGTTGGGACAACCCCATCCCGATGCCGAGATTGCCTGCCTGGAAAGGGAGCTTTTGGAGGCCATTAATAACTTGGGTATCGGTCCCCAGGGCCTGGGCGGTCGCACCACTGCTCTGGCGGTGCACGTGGAAGTCTTCCCGTGTCATATAGCCAGCTTGCCGGTAGCAGTAAACATTAACTGCCATGCCAGCCGGCACAAAGAAGCAATACTCTAA
- a CDS encoding sigma 54-interacting transcriptional regulator, whose protein sequence is MPRLTVAIIGGNEDGYSIYRMLKAVGDVEILGVADPDPSSPGVKAAAADGVFTTADYTEMVRLPGVDVLIEATGDPEIQMHLHRIKPRRTSIMEARALDLMLAVLREKEKLLEARRVQGELAAILDSVQEAIEVADSRGVIKYVNPAFTRITGISERERIGQNIFEASPDGALATVLRTGRSVVGHRTKVGGSNAEVVSNAAPIFVDGKMEGAVVVFQHFTDVMNLMEQLRQSTSIIENLSDKFGQVTTSKYTFADILGNSAELRRCIQVAERAARTNSTVLLLGESGTGKELFAHAIHHASPRRDKPFIKVNCAAIPDSLLESEFFGYAKGAFTGAVKSKIGKFELAHGGTIFLDEIGDMNLNLQGKLLRVLQEMEFERVGGTQTIKVDVRVIAATNRNLRELIRQGRFREDLYYRLNVVEITIPPLRVRKEDLPILINNLIIKLNRKLGKKVKGLSKDAEEILYSYDWPGNVRELENVFERVMVTVDEEIFTKKHFIQHVSQFKASSERDIELIPIDQMEQLLIRKAIAKFGTSVEGKRRAAQALNISLATLYNKLKKSRADDFTN, encoded by the coding sequence ATGCCCAGGTTGACCGTAGCCATTATTGGAGGTAATGAGGACGGTTATTCCATTTACCGCATGTTAAAGGCCGTGGGGGATGTGGAAATTTTGGGTGTGGCCGATCCCGATCCTTCATCCCCGGGAGTTAAAGCTGCGGCTGCGGACGGGGTTTTTACCACCGCCGATTATACGGAAATGGTACGCCTGCCCGGCGTGGATGTTTTGATCGAGGCTACCGGGGATCCGGAGATCCAGATGCACCTGCACCGGATAAAGCCGCGGAGAACGTCCATCATGGAGGCCCGGGCGCTGGATCTTATGCTGGCCGTATTAAGGGAAAAGGAAAAATTGCTTGAAGCCAGGCGAGTGCAGGGAGAACTGGCTGCCATCCTGGATTCGGTCCAGGAGGCCATCGAAGTGGCGGACTCTCGCGGTGTGATTAAGTACGTCAATCCGGCCTTTACCCGGATTACCGGCATCAGTGAAAGGGAACGGATTGGACAGAATATTTTTGAGGCTTCCCCCGATGGAGCTCTGGCCACGGTGTTGCGTACCGGCCGCAGTGTGGTGGGGCACCGTACAAAGGTAGGGGGAAGCAATGCCGAGGTCGTTTCCAACGCCGCACCCATCTTTGTGGACGGCAAGATGGAAGGAGCGGTGGTGGTTTTTCAGCACTTTACCGACGTCATGAATTTAATGGAACAATTGCGCCAGAGTACCAGCATTATCGAGAATCTGTCAGATAAATTCGGCCAGGTTACGACCAGTAAATATACTTTTGCCGATATCCTTGGCAATAGTGCAGAGCTGCGTCGCTGTATCCAGGTGGCCGAGAGGGCAGCCCGTACAAACTCCACCGTCCTGTTACTGGGAGAGAGCGGTACAGGTAAAGAGTTGTTTGCCCATGCTATCCATCATGCCAGCCCCCGCAGGGATAAGCCGTTTATTAAGGTTAACTGTGCCGCCATACCGGACAGCCTTTTGGAGAGCGAGTTTTTCGGTTACGCGAAGGGAGCCTTTACCGGAGCTGTTAAATCTAAGATCGGTAAGTTCGAGCTGGCCCATGGTGGAACTATCTTTCTCGATGAAATTGGTGATATGAACCTGAACCTGCAGGGAAAACTGCTCCGGGTTTTGCAGGAAATGGAGTTTGAGCGTGTGGGAGGCACCCAGACCATTAAAGTGGATGTACGGGTTATTGCGGCCACCAACCGCAACCTGCGGGAATTAATCCGCCAGGGAAGGTTTCGGGAAGACCTCTACTACCGGCTAAATGTGGTAGAAATTACCATTCCACCTTTGCGGGTGCGCAAGGAAGATTTACCTATCCTGATCAACAACTTGATTATCAAGCTAAACCGTAAACTGGGCAAAAAGGTGAAGGGTTTATCCAAGGATGCCGAGGAAATTCTCTACAGTTACGATTGGCCTGGAAATGTGCGGGAACTGGAAAATGTCTTTGAACGGGTGATGGTAACCGTAGATGAAGAGATTTTTACCAAGAAACATTTTATCCAGCATGTCAGCCAGTTTAAGGCATCCTCGGAACGGGATATTGAGCTTATCCCCATTGATCAGATGGAACAATTGCTAATCAGAAAAGCTATCGCCAAATTTGGAACCAGTGTGGAAGGCAAGCGGCGGGCCGCCCAGGCCCTGAATATCTCCCTGGCCACACTATATAACAAGTTAAAGAAAAGTCGTGCTGATGATTTTACCAATTGA
- the lexA gene encoding transcriptional repressor LexA, which yields MNTALTPREKIILEVIKENIRTKGYPPSVREIGQIVGLKSSSTVHNYLKRLEHKGLLRRDPTKPRALELLERTLPSSQPMRMVPLLGRVAAGEPILAVENQEDVFPLPASFTGEGEFFMLTVRGDSMIEAGILDGDLVVVRRQPSADNGDIVVALLEDEATVKRFFRENDHIRLQPENKAMSPIRVKNPLILGKVVGLLRKL from the coding sequence ATGAACACCGCACTCACTCCCCGGGAGAAGATTATTTTAGAAGTAATTAAAGAAAACATCCGCACCAAAGGCTATCCCCCTTCGGTTCGGGAGATTGGTCAAATTGTCGGGCTAAAATCCAGCTCTACAGTACATAACTATTTAAAGCGTTTAGAACATAAAGGTCTCTTACGCCGGGATCCCACCAAACCCCGGGCGCTGGAACTACTGGAGCGCACTTTGCCCTCAAGCCAGCCCATGCGGATGGTCCCCCTTTTAGGACGGGTAGCGGCCGGTGAACCCATCCTGGCCGTGGAAAACCAGGAAGATGTTTTTCCCCTGCCGGCCAGTTTTACCGGAGAGGGAGAATTCTTCATGCTTACCGTCCGGGGCGACAGCATGATTGAAGCTGGCATCCTGGATGGGGACCTGGTGGTGGTCCGGCGCCAGCCCAGCGCCGATAACGGGGACATTGTGGTAGCGCTTCTGGAAGACGAAGCCACGGTAAAAAGATTCTTCCGGGAGAACGACCATATTCGCCTGCAACCGGAAAACAAGGCCATGTCTCCCATCAGGGTAAAAAACCCGCTTATCCTTGGCAAGGTAGTGGGCTTGCTGCGTAAACTTTAA
- a CDS encoding DUF1847 domain-containing protein: MSRCAECGIYACYTGQTGKIPEHCPMKSEGSVLEEARKEYQGPGVFNLALNSALTESAGYRKWTRLEEIIQFSRMAGFTRLGLAFCVGLRKEAAEVAKIFKQAGFVVESVMCKTGSTPKEFLGIRDEQKVRPGQFEPMCNPIAQAHILNRAGTELNVLLGLCVGHDSLFIKYSAAPVTVLAVKDRVLAHNPLGAVYAAHYYTPKLVAYKKPD, encoded by the coding sequence ATGAGCAGGTGTGCAGAATGTGGAATTTATGCTTGCTACACGGGTCAGACGGGGAAGATTCCGGAGCACTGTCCCATGAAATCCGAAGGCAGCGTTTTAGAGGAGGCCAGAAAGGAATACCAGGGGCCGGGCGTATTTAATCTAGCCCTTAACTCGGCCTTAACTGAATCTGCCGGTTACCGCAAATGGACCAGGCTGGAGGAAATCATCCAGTTCAGCCGCATGGCCGGCTTTACCAGATTGGGCTTGGCCTTCTGCGTTGGGTTGCGCAAGGAAGCAGCCGAGGTAGCAAAGATTTTCAAGCAGGCAGGATTTGTTGTCGAATCGGTAATGTGCAAGACCGGTTCTACGCCCAAAGAGTTTTTAGGTATACGGGACGAACAAAAGGTCCGCCCCGGTCAATTTGAACCCATGTGCAATCCCATCGCGCAGGCGCACATATTGAACCGGGCCGGAACGGAATTGAACGTTTTATTGGGCCTTTGTGTCGGGCATGATAGCTTATTTATCAAATATTCGGCAGCTCCGGTTACTGTGCTGGCAGTCAAGGATCGGGTGCTGGCCCATAATCCCCTGGGTGCCGTTTACGCTGCCCATTATTATACCCCGAAGCTGGTAGCTTACAAAAAGCCAGATTAG
- a CDS encoding succinate dehydrogenase/fumarate reductase iron-sulfur subunit, producing the protein MNVVLNICRFNPEVDVKPYFQEFTVLVEEHNTVLDALLQAWQQDPGLSFRRSCRSAICGSCALCINGRPGLACQTLIRNAITEDGRITLEPLPHFRQLKDLVVDLDPFFESLKAVVPWVVIRDNHDGRMTPEVARKLESPATCILCGVCHAAMDDPGEVKPAALVKGLRLALDPRDVLGAARLQLMKVPRDILRLFIKNLPEKCPKGITVPEDVCHV; encoded by the coding sequence ATGAACGTGGTGTTAAACATCTGCCGCTTTAACCCCGAAGTGGATGTAAAACCCTATTTTCAAGAATTTACCGTGTTGGTGGAAGAGCATAACACGGTGCTGGATGCCCTGCTGCAGGCCTGGCAGCAGGATCCCGGGCTATCCTTTCGCCGCTCCTGCCGCAGCGCCATTTGTGGTTCCTGTGCCCTTTGTATCAACGGGCGCCCCGGCCTGGCCTGCCAGACCCTGATTCGTAACGCCATAACTGAGGACGGGCGCATTACCCTGGAGCCGCTACCCCATTTCAGGCAGCTGAAAGACCTGGTGGTGGATCTGGACCCCTTCTTTGAATCTCTTAAAGCAGTGGTTCCCTGGGTGGTTATCCGGGACAATCACGACGGTCGCATGACGCCGGAGGTGGCACGGAAACTGGAAAGCCCGGCCACCTGCATTCTCTGTGGGGTTTGTCACGCAGCCATGGATGATCCCGGGGAAGTAAAACCGGCGGCCCTGGTGAAGGGTTTGCGGTTGGCCCTGGATCCCCGGGATGTCCTGGGTGCCGCCCGCCTGCAGTTAATGAAGGTACCTCGTGACATTTTAAGGTTATTCATTAAAAATTTACCTGAAAAATGTCCCAAAGGAATCACGGTGCCTGAGGACGTATGCCACGTATAA